One genomic region from Cygnus atratus isolate AKBS03 ecotype Queensland, Australia chromosome 18, CAtr_DNAZoo_HiC_assembly, whole genome shotgun sequence encodes:
- the C18H17orf67 gene encoding uncharacterized protein C17orf67 homolog, which produces MKKLLVFIFFLVLMTTFTETSPILTEKEAKQILRTRREDRRRKAGFPDEPMREHMLYIQRLEQRSEEQFLEHWLNPHCFPHCNRDLVHPI; this is translated from the exons ATGAAGAAGTTACTTGTGTTTATCTTCTTTCTGGTCCTCATGACCACTTTTACAG AGACTTCACCaattttgactgaaaaagaaGCCAAACAGATTCTGAGAACTCGTCGTGAAGACAGACGAAGAAAAGCTGGTTTCCCTGATGAGCCAATGAGG GAGCATATGCTTTACATCCAGCGCTTGGAGCAGAGATCAGAAGAACAATTCCTTGAACACTGGTTGAATCCACATTGCTTCCCACACTGCAACAGGGATTTAGTCCATCCAATCTAA